DNA sequence from the Planktothrix tepida PCC 9214 genome:
GAAGATAGGGCAAAAGGTAATAACCATTTTGAGAGTTGTTTGTAGATAGAGGTATTAAAAGCCAGAAATCCAAATTCCTGTTGAATATCTGCCAAATGTTCGCGTCGAGTTGTATCTCTTTGAGA
Encoded proteins:
- a CDS encoding DUF4158 domain-containing protein; the encoded protein is SQRDTTRREHLADIQQEFGFLAFNTSIYKQLSKWLLPFALSSDQGMALVGALIDEMRFRKIIIPAISTVERLAWEVRHRAQK